Below is a window of Pseudomonadota bacterium DNA.
CGACGGCAAATGCCGACAGATTTCCTTCACCAGAATTTCGCAATTCCCCAGTTCTCGGGGAGAAAGCACCAGAGCAACTATTTTTTTTGTCATCGCTTGAAGATCCTCACAAATTGATTTTATATTTTTTCCACCTGAACACAGGCCCTGAAGCACCAGGCCTCAATGCCAACCTCATTATTATGAAAAAAGCTGCAATAACAGATAAATAACCTGCAAAAAAAGATTACATAAAAAATCATGCCAAATTTATAAAACATGTTTTTAAATCAATCAAAAAAGCCTGAAACGCATTATTATATAGGGATTGCCACGCTGCTAAAAACTTGTTGACAACCTACTTGGCGAGGCTAAGCCCGCTAAAGTACAGGCTTTTTCAGAAAACCCAGTCATTTTCCAGCCAAACTACATTTCCCTTTATTTTCAATACTTTATCAGTGTCAAGAAGAAATTGCGCTAAAGTTCCGGCAAACCTGGGCCAAAAAAACCGGACAAGCCGCGACTGTTAACAAATCACCACCGAAAAACCGGCACTGACAACACCGCTCGCCGACTCCGGCGCCTTTAGGTTACCCATCATTAATAATTATTCTTTGACTATCAAATGATGTTAACCAAAGAGAGGGCGGCTTGACAAGTACCCAAGGCTCTGCTATGAGTCCCGACCCGACAGCCCCTAACCAGCGAAAAGAGAGCGCCTTTGTCAACCATAAACACCATCATTCTCGGCATTATTCAGGGAGTCACCGAGTTCCTGCCGGTCAGCAGTTCGGGACATCTGGTCATCGCCGAACACCTGCTGCCCAACTGGCACCAGCCGGGAATCGTCTTTGAAATTCTTCTCCACCTGGCAACCTTGCTGGCGGTAGTCATCTTTTTTCGCAGAGACATAACCATGCTGGCAGGCGCCGTTTTACGTCCCGAACCTCACACCAAGGATCGCCGCCATCTCTTTTTCATGCTCATGCTGGCTTCCATCCCCACCGGAATCGTCGGTTTTTTTGGGAAAAAATTTTTCACCTCAGTTTTCAACCGCCTTGATCTGGTCGGATTGATGCTGTTGATCACCGCCTTGCTTTTATGGCTGGCGGAAAAAAGAATCACCCCTGAAAAAACCGTGGTCGACGGCAAAAGCGCCCTCCTCATCGGCACGGTGCAAGGCCTGGCCATTCTGCCCGGCATTTCCCGTTCCGGTTCCACCATCGCCGCCGCGATGTTAGCTGGAATCGCGGGAGAAAGCGCGGCCCGTTTTTCCTTTCTGCTCTCAATTCCGGCGATCACCGGGGCCGTTCTCTTGAATCTGAAGGAAATCAGCACCCTGCCGCCGGAGCAGCTTCCGGCCTGCCTCGACGGTTTTGCCGCAGCCCTGATCACCGGTCTCATGTCATTGAAACTACTGCTTTTAATCATT
It encodes the following:
- a CDS encoding undecaprenyl-diphosphate phosphatase — translated: MSTINTIILGIIQGVTEFLPVSSSGHLVIAEHLLPNWHQPGIVFEILLHLATLLAVVIFFRRDITMLAGAVLRPEPHTKDRRHLFFMLMLASIPTGIVGFFGKKFFTSVFNRLDLVGLMLLITALLLWLAEKRITPEKTVVDGKSALLIGTVQGLAILPGISRSGSTIAAAMLAGIAGESAARFSFLLSIPAITGAVLLNLKEISTLPPEQLPACLDGFAAALITGLMSLKLLLLIIKKRRLSFFAGYCLIAGIATLLLALS